The Cynocephalus volans isolate mCynVol1 chromosome 5, mCynVol1.pri, whole genome shotgun sequence genomic sequence ATGGAAAGCCCCAGAGGAGCCCATACCTCCCACCCCTCACCCTTCCTTACCTGGCTGTTGAGAGAGAGGCCTGGCCCCTGAGTACAGAACCACTTCTCCCAGCACAGCTCGGAATTCTGGCTGCTGGACACACGTGATGAACCAACGAGTCATATTACCCCAGATCCGGCGGGCAGAGGAGTCCAGGACCTGGGACAGAAAAGAAATGACTATCCCTAGTCACCCTACAGTGAGGTCTGGGGGGAGCACCCTTGTTCTTCCCCAGGCCCCAGTGACTCACGTATCGGAAAGGCAGCAGCAAGGCTGTGACAGCTGCCAGGTCAGCCAGAGTGGGGGCCTCCCCGGCCAGGTAGGTGTGCAGCCGAAGCCATTCCTCCAAGGGGCTCAGGGCCTGGCCCAGTGCCCCCAGTGCAGCCTGGCAGGAAGGGGAAAAGATGCGAGACAAGGCTTAGGCCACCTCATTCCCTACCCCATCTCCCACCCCAACTCAATCCATTTGGCTTCGCTCCACTCCCACTCACACAAATCACCACCTCTGAGGCCAGTTTCTTATTCAAATGGTGATAATAAAAGTACTACTCTGATTCATCCAACTAATCCCTACTGAACACTTATTATGTGTCAGATGCAATATATTAAGCACAGAAGTTAGAGTAAAGATTATATGAGGCAACATAGTAATTGCCAGGTCCAGGGCATCTACAAATTTTTACTAAGCACCTCTCTAAGGAATGAGGCAACACCACCAACAGACAGAGCCTTGATCTGGTAGAGTTTACATTTAGTGGGGGGATAATAAATGAGCAAAGATTTAATATATTACCCTATTTTTCTTAACTCCTATGGAAAAAGCAGGATGAGGGGAACAGGGAATTCCAGGGAGAAGGACTCTTTTAGATAGGGTGATCAAGATATGAGGGAGAAAGGGTTGATGTCAcatattcatccatccattcattcattcaagaaatattaagtACCCACAATGTGCTCCATACCCTGCAAGGAGGTGGAGTTTTAAGTACACTGAGGCACAGCCCTGCTCTGGAAGGATTTACAGTTACAGTCCGGTGAggttctctctgctctccttaACTCCTCTCCCTACTcatttcatttctcctttatcTCCTCCCAGCAACTGTCATCTCTCCCTCACCCAGTCTTTTCCTACAATTCAAAGTAACCTCTATTCTCTCCAGTTTCAGACTCATCACCTTTTACTCAGAGACTTTAAAAGGCCTGACACTAGACTATGTGCTCTGCACACATTTTTTAATCTCATTAACTCAGTGAGGTAGGTATTGCGTTAACTAGTGTTTTCACACATACAAGAAAATGAAGGCTCAGACTATTTAAGAACCTGCCCAAGGTTACCATACCAGGTGGCAATCTGAGACATGATCAATCTTCTTATACATCTGACGAGCCATCTTCCTGTCTCATTATCCATTCTAATCCTTGCCTCCTCGCTCTTACTTTCCCCCCTCCCAatcttctctcctcccccctcACCTGGGGGTCCTGGGCAGAGCTTCGGAGTCCCAGGGCTGGCAGCGTTGCCCCACAGGCAGCTGGTATTAGCTCCGTGTCGGCGTAATTGACCCACTGTTGGACAAGGACAGCTGCCCGGCTACCCCCAGGGCCCCCCAGGCCTGCTGGCCACAGCAGCTGGGCTACAGCCGTGGCCCCCCACACCCAGAGCCCACCGGGCCCCTGCTCCAGGGCCGGCAGGCGGGGTGGGGGAAAAGAAGTCCTGCTGGCCGGGGGCGGCTGGAGACAGACGCGGGGGTGGGCTCCTCCCCATCCGggaccctccccagcctccccatAGCGAGCGGCTATGAGGGCTCGGAGGCTGGGGAAGGCATCTGGGTGAGGGGAGACGTAGAGGATGGACATGGTTATGGAGTCCGAACGAGGTGGAAAAGcctgagaaagggaggagagagacagggGAAGACTGAGGGACCCAGGAGGGTCCTATATCTGAGTACAGAGGGGACGCTCAAGGGGGCGGGGTTCTAACGCAGGCGCCTGAGACCCCCATAACTGGGGGTCTGGCTAGGCCTCAGGAGCCAAGGGCCCAGCTCTCAGAGTCGCAGTAACAGCGGGCAGCGCCTGGGAACGAGGGGGGCTGGGGGCTCCCCACGATCGCGGGGCCTCGTGGGTGTGGAAGGTTCTCAGCAGCTGGTCGGCGTCCGGTAGGACGCGGTTCGGGCGACGTGTACGTACTGGAGGGAGGTGGTCAGGCTGGGCCGGAATCCACCTCACAGCCGGGCGCCGGCCGCACCTGGACTGGCCAGCAGGCCGGGGCGGAGGAGTCCGGCGGGCGGAGACGGTGGGCGGCTCTCCAGGCGACCCTCGCTCCCTGGGACCGCCGCCTGAGCAGCCGGCGCCCACGTGTTCCCCCCTTTGTGACAGAGAACGTTTCCGGGCCCGCGGGTCCTGGCGGGGGCGGCCGTGCCCCGCCTGTGTGTGCACGCGCGGCCCTGCCCGACACGGCCCCGGGGCCGCGCCGTCCGCCGCGCTCACGAGGAGCGGTGCGGGGTTGTGGGACCCGGGACAGGACAGGAGGACGCCCCCGGGGACCGCGCTCCCGTCAGGCGCCGCCGCGGGCACCCCGCGCGGGTCCTCCGGCCGGGGCGCGCGGGCGGCGCCCAGTGGGCAGCGGGGGAACTGTTCGGCCGAGAGGGTCAGGCCGGCCGGACAGGGAAGGGCGTGCCCCAGCGAGCACCCAGGGCACGCGCCCAAGGGGAGGTCCGTTTGGCCAGGCCCCGGGAGTCCTTCCTCCCGAGCCTCATTTCCTCATATATGAGAAGAGGGCCCCGCTAGGTGGCCTTTAAGGTGCCCTTAATGCTGAGAATCCTCATCTATATCGAGAACTCGTGTTTGATAAATGGTTTGGTAATTCCGACATAACTTCTCTCCACAATATAAATTACGtcgcttgtttgtttttatcttctatAGATATTAAGAAAAAGCGTATTGGTTTGGCTGGGTTGAGGAAGAAATCCAGTAACACTAAGTGTATTTTGGTGTCTCATAACATTGTCACATTAATGGAAGGACAAGGAGATGGAAGGGCAGCAAGCACTCCACTTGTAGGTACAGTATAAGCAAAAGGCCAGAGGGAGAACATTGTACGTAGGTTATGTTTAGGAAACATGGTGTAGTCCAGTTGTGGTTTTATATGCTTTATACCAAGGAGAGTAGGGGCAGATAATGCTGGCAAGTTGGGTTGGATTCTTTGCTGGGAGAATGGAGAGCAACAGGGCTTGAATGAATTCAATATCCTTTTCCACCCTCCAGCCCCCTGCCCAAAACACAGAGCACAGAACCAGAACTCAAATTTGCATCATAAATTTTATTCCCGATGCGGGACAGATTCCTTCCATCCCCAAAATGAATCCCATGCTGCCCTGGAACGACCTAGGAAATCTCCCACCATATCTCCAGAAAGGAGTGAGAAAGGCAAGCGCTGGGGACGGGAAAGCTTTTCAGTTCCCCAGCTTACTCATCCTCCTCTTCTCAACAGAGGATAGCTGCTCCCCACTATTATTCCTCTCATCCACTCAtcctttggggggaaaaaaagagccatcactattttaaaaaaccacCTCGAGTATTGGGGGGAGGAGTCCCGAGCTGGGAATGAGGTTATGGGTCACCAacggaagagggaggggaagaggagagctgccatCACTGTTTCTGCTGCAGGGCTTCTTTCCTTGCCGCATCCTGTAGCAACTGTGTGTCAACCTCATCTGCTGGCAACTGCACATAGCGGACCACTGAACCCCGGATGAAGCAGTTCTTCACTGATAACTAGACAAAGATAGACAAATGTGAAAACACCCTTAAAAATGctctctgggctggctggttagctcacttgagagaacGTGgtagtgataacaccaaggtcaagggttcagattcccatactggacagctggtaaaaaacaaaacaaaatgtcctCTAACCACCCAGGGGCCTCCTGTTTTGGAggtgtttccttttctcccccaTCCCAAACTCACCATGTGAGGATATTTCTCAGGGTCTGTGACACTGATGTCAGTTAGTTTGATGTTGAGATACTAAGAAAGGAAGATGAACACCATCATTAACACTACAGGCAAGACACAAGTACCCAACCTCTAagctttcccctctccttccccaagAACCGATTTGGGGCCCTTGCTTTATCTCACCTGATCCACAGAATGGAGGGTTCCACAGATGCTGTCAAgagcagagggaggaaagaaCCAAGTTAGTTCACACCAAAGTCAACATAGAGGTGACTTCAGAGCTGGGATGAGAACTTGGTTTGGGGAAGTCAAGGACTTAAGGAAGCCAGAAAAGATGGAACAAAAAAGGGACAATCCTAAGCCCTGGAGTAGGAAAGACAGAGTTGCCAGAGTGGTTTATTTTAGACCCCACATCTTCTCTCCCTACAACAACCCATTTGTAATAGGTACCAATAAACAGCTGTTATTGGCTAGCCCTATGTTCTGCATAGTATTTATAATCTTTACAACCATCTTACAAGCTAGCTATTACCATCcaggagctcagagaggttggtAACATGCCAGAGTTTAGAACAAATAAACAGGCACTGTAGTCCAGGTCTTTCTGACCCCTAGAACCATCAgctattttcaaacatttattgtttttgaaCCAGAGTTGCACACATAGATAAGGGTAGCCAGCACTGCTCTTGATGATGCAGGCATGAGCGATGTCTTCTCCCTTCCCCAATCCTCCAGCCTCCTGATATGTTAATGAGGAATGCTATCAAAGCACCAGTGTTCCAAGCCAtgccacctccctcccaacttcttttatttctgtcaatGGCTTCAACACTTTTAAGTCTCACAACCTCAAATGCTATGAGTTGTACTTCTTTACCCTCCATGCCCCATGAATCCCCATCATCAGCTGACTTCAATCATTTCTATAATTCGTTTTCTAGTTTGACTTCTGCAAACCAAGGTCTTACTACTTTGCATCTCAATCCAGTCCAGCCTTCCATGTGGCCACGTTGATCATAACTATTCTGCCTGTCATCACCATATTCTAAATTCCTTAGAACCATCATTCTCAAACACTGATGTGTACTCAAAAGGTTTCATGAGTCCACAACAAAAGATGAAACATAGGataattgtagtggattgaattttgtgCCCCcgaaaactcactgaggcttgaattgtctcccaagttttatgtattagaaatttagaccccacgggccggccccgtggcgcactcgggagagtgcggcgctgggagcgcagcagcgctcgcGCCttgggttcgaatcctatatagggatggttggtgcgctcgctggctgggcacggtgcggacgacaccaagccaagggttgatccccttaacggtcacagaaaaagacaaaaaaaaaaaaaaaaaaaaaagaaagaaacttagaccccactgtgactgttaagagggtgggaaatcctattatgctaattgaaaggtggagccttgaagaggtgattggattataggaccgtgtagtagtgaatggattaaaaatggaggtcggggcatggttctgagggctttaaaagaagaggagagtccgtctttctctctctgctccctctgcttccaccatcttgcaatgtgagacccctgggtcactgtcaccaccaacagatggactttggacttcctagcctcagaaactgtaagcaataaatttcattttctttataattacccagttctgtgtgttttgttataagcaacaaaatggattaatacaataATAAAGTGTGAGTGAGTAATGGTGTCCTAAAGGTTGCCAATAGTTTTTTCCTAGGAATAATTGATTCTTAATTGTCCTTCCTatttttttgatattaaaaaaaacttttaaaataaaatggtcaTAATAAATGGcagttctaaaaatatttttatcttgccaaaaaaaaagttctctgttggacccccatttaaaaaaaattttacgtCTTTGAAATTCAATGTCTGAAAACTACTTCCTCAGTGGTGTTCTCATATCCCTAGCTGCTGTAAAGCCTTTGACAGCACCCCACCATCTGCAGCAGTGAAATAACTTTCAGAAATTGTAAGCAGTGTCATTTCATTCAGTTCCTTAAAGAGAAGACATGGCACAAAAGTGGTCTGACAATAACATGAGAGAAAGAGCTTTTCTCTCAACCCAATGGATATGTCCTTTGCTTTATGTAGGGCCCAGGGTTATAAAACAACAATTAGGCTTGCCATGTGGAAGAGagacacagccacagccacagccacagccacagacatacacagacacacagacacacacacacacaagtcatCTCACAGAAGTGCCTAAGGctggttttgattttcatgttTGTCTTGCCCTACGGCCCCAACCTAAACACCATCAATACCATCTGCACTGCCAGAACCATAAATGGCAACCTCTGTTCTAAAAGACAAAGGCCTTCAAGTTCTCTCCTCACCATTCCCTGCCATGTCAATGTTTCCCCCGCCAAGAAATTAACTCACATAGAAATGTGGAAGACATTTTGGGAGGGAATACATTGATCCAATCTTCCTAAAGGACAATCAGGTAATAGGTATCAATACTGTAAATGTACAtttcatttaggatttttttctaaagtaataATCAGATATGTACAAAGATGTAAGCAAGGAGACATTTTATTTAAAGGACTTTTGGTAAAGAAATAATCAGATGTGTACAAAGATGTAAGCAAGGAGACATTTTATTTAAAGGACTTTTgctaaagaaataatcagatgTGTACAAAGATGTATGCAATCAAATGTACAGGGCAGTGTTTTTTGTAAAAACAAAGAACTGGAAACAGCATAAGTGATCAATAGCAACGGTTTggttaaattatataatttaatataaattatattaatatatataataaaattgccCTCTCTAATAAAAATGCCCTTCAGacattaaaaatactaaagaTCAACTTTATTAACACAAAAAATATCCACAACATACTGCAAGTTTCACAACTGCATAGAGAATATGATCctgtttttcaattaaaaaaaaaaaagccacacagATTTGAATTTCAGTACTAGTTTTGTAGAATTTTACAAGTTTCTCAGCCTAAGATTCAGTTTCCGCATATGTAAAACTGAAACAATAGTATGTATCATAGAGATGTCCAGTTGGCCcacttggttagagcttggtactaataacaccaagggcaggggttcagatcctcttactggccagccaccaagaaaaaaaaaagtaaatatcatGTAGgggtgttgtgagaattaaatgaattaataaatgtaaagtatTCAGAATAGTGCCTAGTTAATAGGAGGTTttcaaatgttagctattttttttctttaagcaccTATTATATACTTGGTCTATACTAGGCATTAGATACACAGTGGTAAGCTTAAATGTGGTCCCGGCCTCGTAGGAAAAACAGGCCataaacagaaaacatatttctATGAAATCACAATTTGAAAAGCAGCCACTAGGAAGAAAACAGACTCTACGACAGAGGGGTCAACTTGGCTAGAAGTACCAGGAAAAGTCTCTCCAAGGAAACAGCTATAATCCAAGTCCTCAAAGATGATTAGGGGCCCATGATACAAGTGGGTACGGGATGTAAAAGCCGTTCAGACAGAAAGGACTGCATtagtcttttagattttcttcaacaaAAGGGGGACTATGCCACATATGCTATTCTACAACAGCTTTCTGTATCAGTACATCTCATTCCTGTGACAGCTATATAACATGAAGTACCTCAACCTAATTAACCTATTACCTTTTGATGGGTTAATAATGGATGGAGATTTAAGTTGGTAGATAGATATtaaagttgtttccaatttttggctataaaaaataaagctataaacATCTTTGTACACATATCTTTACTTATGTAATTGATTCTCAAGTTTCTAGAAGTTGGATCAAagcagtatataatttttttttttaaaagatgactggtaatggcatcttaacccttgacttggtgttctcagcaccacgctctctcaagtgagctaactggtcatccctatatagggatccgaacccttggccttggtgttatcagcaccacactctcccaagtgagccacgggccggccccaaagcaGTATATAATTTAACTATAAAAAAACTATCTTGGTTttgtaaaaaaatgttattgatgCCTCCCCATCCTCTGACCTCTCTAGTACTTACTCTTGCTTTGTACTGTTTTCCAATACATGATACAACTCCGGAGCTAATCTATAAGTTTAAGGTACAAACCATTGACTTCCATATCTTTCCCACCTTACCTAGACCTCAGCTACTTGTCTAATTAAAGAGGTTCCAGGGCTCTGTGCACACCCACCCCCTACAGACTTGTTGGAATAGGTACTTACCTCAGGTCATTCTTGAGTTCCACCACCACGTCCTTGCCCACAAGGGACTTGAAAAAGGAGTAGAAGAGCTATTGGATAAGAGCGGGAATACCATCACATGGGGAGGGACATGGTAGGGAGGAGTGTCCCCCGTCAGTATTATCAAATACTGGTACTGCATTAGTCTTTTGTTTACCCTTTACATTTTAACAAAAGGCGGACGATGCCACATACGCTATCCTGCATCACCTTTCGGTATCAGTACTTCTCATTCCTATGTTACAGCTATATAATATGGAAGTAATAAATTAACTGGTACTGGGATCTCCACCGCCATCTCTGGCAGTTCTCAAAACTTCATAGCAAAGAATTCTCGGTTGACAGGGATGAAAAGGCTACAGTCCAAATGATTCTGCACACTTCATTGAATTCTTCATTTAAAGCCCCAGAGACTCTGCCCTGCACCGCTTGGCCTTCACGGCCCGTCCTCTCAATAGACCACCCCTCTTGGGGTCCCTATCCACTCCTTCCAGTGAACTGCAGAAAGCATCCCACCCGCACTCTCCCAAAGCCTGGACTCCGGGAGAGAAATGCCCCTTGAAGTCTAGCTTTTCCGTCTCCTGCTTTCCCCGCCGTGCCTCTCAAGGAGttattgaggtttttttcctCGTACAGGAAAACAAAGCCCCTTTACTCCGAGGCGACTCCTCACAGAACTTGAGACGCAAAACTAAGGATGGAAGGGAAAACCTCGGGCCTAATGCCAGCCCGAAGGGGCAAAGGCCGAACTCCCACCCCGCCCCCAACCGTCCGAAGCGCCCGCGCTCCCCAAGGGCGCCCCCTTGTGACGTCACGGTACCCACCATAGTGCTGGCGCCGCGGGCTGCGGGCCCGGGAAGGAGAGGGCCAGGTGCCGCGGACCGGAGGCCGGGCGGGAACCGGAGCGCGAGCCCGCGCGTGGGGCAGGGCGGGGTCGCACAGGCACGGCGGGAAGTGCCTTGGGAAGTTCCAAGTACTGAAGGGGAGAGAGCGGCAGCCTCGCGGCTCGGGAAAAGCAGGCGTGGCGGAA encodes the following:
- the LSM2 gene encoding U6 snRNA-associated Sm-like protein LSm2 gives rise to the protein MLFYSFFKSLVGKDVVVELKNDLSICGTLHSVDQYLNIKLTDISVTDPEKYPHMLSVKNCFIRGSVVRYVQLPADEVDTQLLQDAARKEALQQKQ